A single Streptomyces mirabilis DNA region contains:
- a CDS encoding Gfo/Idh/MocA family protein → MVRSLGVAVVGFGWMGRVHTQAYARVPHHFPRLSLRPELVAVADEVPGRAEEAAAQYGFAAAHRDWREVAADPRVQAVSIAAPNFLHREIGLAMAEAGKHIWIEKPVGLTAEDARAVSDAVTKAGVQGTVGFNYRNAPAVAAARELIASGEIGTVTHVRIRLFSDYAAHPEGALTWRYERERGGSGVLGDLASHGVDLARFLLGEIEALTADTAIFLPRRARPTGATAGHTRATGGELGPVENEDYVSCLLRFASGARGVLEACRVSVGEQNNYGFEVHGTKGAVFWDFRRMGELGVSRGTSYQDQPVSTVYVGPWDGEYAAFQPGSANSMGYDDLKVIEAHHFLRSIADNTPYGATPADAVHSAAALDAMSRSAERGTWVPLA, encoded by the coding sequence ATGGTGCGTTCGCTCGGCGTTGCCGTCGTGGGGTTCGGCTGGATGGGACGGGTGCACACCCAGGCGTACGCCCGCGTGCCCCACCACTTCCCCAGGCTGTCGCTGCGGCCCGAACTGGTCGCCGTCGCCGACGAGGTGCCGGGCCGGGCGGAGGAGGCCGCGGCCCAGTACGGCTTCGCCGCCGCCCACCGCGACTGGCGCGAGGTGGCCGCCGATCCCCGGGTCCAGGCGGTAAGCATCGCGGCGCCGAACTTCCTGCACCGCGAGATCGGCCTCGCCATGGCCGAGGCGGGCAAGCACATCTGGATCGAGAAGCCGGTGGGCCTGACCGCCGAGGACGCCCGCGCCGTGTCGGACGCGGTCACCAAGGCCGGGGTCCAGGGCACGGTCGGCTTCAACTACCGCAATGCACCGGCCGTCGCCGCCGCCCGCGAACTGATCGCCTCCGGCGAGATCGGCACCGTCACCCATGTGCGCATCCGGCTGTTCAGCGACTACGCGGCCCACCCCGAGGGCGCTCTGACCTGGCGCTACGAGCGGGAGCGCGGCGGCAGCGGAGTCCTCGGCGACCTGGCCTCGCACGGCGTCGACCTGGCGCGCTTCCTGCTCGGCGAGATCGAGGCACTGACCGCCGACACCGCGATCTTCCTGCCTCGGCGGGCCCGCCCGACCGGCGCCACCGCAGGTCACACCCGCGCGACGGGCGGCGAACTGGGCCCGGTGGAGAACGAGGACTACGTCAGCTGTCTGCTCCGCTTCGCCTCCGGTGCGCGGGGCGTGCTGGAGGCCTGCCGGGTCTCGGTCGGCGAGCAGAACAACTACGGCTTCGAGGTGCACGGCACCAAGGGCGCGGTCTTCTGGGACTTCCGGCGCATGGGCGAACTGGGCGTCAGCAGGGGTACGTCGTACCAGGACCAGCCCGTGAGCACGGTGTATGTCGGTCCCTGGGACGGCGAGTACGCGGCCTTCCAGCCGGGCTCCGCGAACAGCATGGGCTACGACGATCTCAAGGTCATCGAGGCCCACCACTTCCTGCGGTCGATCGCCGACAACACCCCGTACGGCGCGACGCCGGCCGACGCGGTGCACAGCGCGGCCGCGCTGGACGCGATGTCCCGCTCCGCCGAGCGGGGCACGTGGGTGCCCCTGGCATGA
- a CDS encoding LacI family DNA-binding transcriptional regulator, producing the protein MRAPTIRDVAERAGVSKSLVSLVLRGSDQVRDEKRQAVLTAVEELGYRPNAAARSLSERRTRTVGVLLNDMRNPWFVELLDGLNSRLHDSGLHMLLADGHLNRRLGEDLTRTFVDLRVDGLIAVGTLPAAEALRTAAGQIPTVVAGAREPELPGVDVVANDDERGARLATEHLIGLGHRRIAHIAGRGMVGELRRRSFEAVMREHGLAAEAVVEQGDLTEEGGYRATVRLLSARERPTAVFAFNDIACVGALSAAEELGLQVPRDLSLVGYDNTYLSRLRHLWLTTVDSAGHDVGRRAAQCLLDRIADPARPGEVVLTAPALEVRGTTAPARG; encoded by the coding sequence ATGAGAGCACCGACGATTCGCGACGTCGCCGAGCGGGCCGGAGTGTCGAAGTCGCTGGTCTCCCTCGTGCTGCGCGGCTCCGACCAGGTCCGTGACGAGAAGCGGCAGGCCGTGCTGACCGCCGTCGAGGAGCTCGGCTACCGGCCCAACGCCGCGGCGCGCAGCCTCAGTGAGCGGCGCACCCGTACGGTCGGGGTGCTCCTCAACGACATGCGCAACCCCTGGTTCGTGGAGCTGCTGGACGGTCTGAACTCCCGGCTGCACGACTCAGGTCTGCACATGCTGCTCGCCGACGGCCATCTCAATCGCCGTCTGGGCGAGGACCTCACCCGTACCTTCGTGGACCTGCGTGTCGACGGTCTGATCGCCGTCGGCACCCTCCCGGCCGCCGAGGCGCTGCGGACGGCGGCCGGGCAGATTCCCACCGTGGTCGCGGGCGCCCGGGAGCCCGAGCTGCCCGGTGTCGACGTGGTCGCCAACGACGACGAGCGCGGCGCCCGCCTTGCCACCGAGCATCTCATCGGCCTCGGCCACCGCCGGATCGCGCACATCGCGGGGCGGGGGATGGTCGGTGAGCTGCGCCGCCGCAGCTTCGAGGCGGTCATGCGCGAGCACGGACTGGCCGCGGAGGCGGTCGTGGAGCAGGGCGACCTGACCGAGGAGGGCGGATACCGTGCCACGGTACGGCTGCTCAGCGCCCGCGAACGGCCCACCGCCGTCTTCGCGTTCAACGACATAGCCTGCGTCGGCGCCCTCTCGGCCGCGGAGGAACTCGGCCTCCAGGTGCCGCGTGACCTCTCCCTCGTCGGCTACGACAACACCTACCTCTCACGGCTGCGGCACCTGTGGCTCACCACCGTGGACAGCGCCGGCCATGACGTCGGCCGCCGCGCCGCGCAGTGCCTGCTCGACCGGATCGCCGACCCCGCCCGCCCGGGCGAGGTCGTCCTCACCGCTCCGGCCCTCGAGGTCCGCGGCACGACGGCGCCTGCGCGGGGATAG